A DNA window from Choristoneura fumiferana chromosome 24, NRCan_CFum_1, whole genome shotgun sequence contains the following coding sequences:
- the LOC141441882 gene encoding oxidative stress-induced growth inhibitor 1-like → MVSLWVKTVGFYACWAAGRRAARGTRSRGGADAVAGGLAVAAPPRAGGGGRLPARAVANYCRRYVQKCKIQRYFRSGVIVSGVTAAPRASAPPCAGAACPNNARFLVSGYDKSCGRPFRIACRRVVVACGGGDRPNTLAPSVAPHALHSLSALQRALPTVTDAEEPPLALVVGSGVSGADAVWLCVRAGLRVAHVHRDPAPALARLSPDAYPDYCQVYKMMMDGPTGSHKNYTPYPHHKIVDVTPHKNKKSPKMADELEEDCLKNVKLLNVVTNDLIEITVSVITVLIGSKPDLFFLQTNFNLNCIDVNDCLKCTDESKHAAKRKIEDNRCFLKNHWHYFKSVLGQSIQSCKSRYLNYTEVNGNDTTCIVPDCNKRECKCEVMPYSDPLENKIKCQCQPSNPYSSGIGFGIDPKKGVDCRGNPVAIDKGTHEMLYAPKGMYALGPLTADNFVRFIPGGALALVAHIHKEHKTE, encoded by the exons ATGGTCTCTCTATGGGTGAAGACGGTgggcttctacgcc TGTTGGGCCGCGGGCCGCCGGGCGGCGCGTGGCACACGTTCCCGCGGCGGTGCTGACGCTGTCGCCGGCGGGCTGGCTGTCGCTGCCCCCCCACGCGCCGGAGGGGGCGGCCGCCTGCCGGCGCGCGCCGTCGCCAACTACTGCCGGCGCTATGTGCAGAAGTGTAAGATACAG CGCTACTTCCGGTCAGGCGTGATCGTGTCGGGGGTGacggcggcgccgcgcgcgtcCGCGCCGCCGTGCGCCGGCGCAGCTTGCCCCAACAACGCGCGCTTCCTCGTCTCAGG GTACGACAAGTCTTGCGGCCGGCCGTTTCGGATAGCGTGCCGGCGCGTCGTGGTGGCATGCGGGGGCGGCGACCGCCCCAACACGCTGGCGCCCTCTGTCGCGCCGCACGCGCTACACTCGCTCAGCGCACTGCAGCGCGCATTGCCTACTGTCACTGATGCAGAAG AGCCCCCCCTGGCGCTGGTGGTGGGGTCGGGCGTGAGCGGCGCGGACGCCGTGTGGCTCTGCGTGCGCGCCGGGCTGCGCGTCGCGCACGTGCACCGCGACCCCGCGCCCGCGCTCGCGCGTCTCTCCCCCGACGCCTACCCCGATTACTGCCAG GTCTACAAAATGATGATGGACGGCCCCACCGGCAGCCACAAGAACTACACGCCGTACCCCCACCACAAAATCGTCGACGTGACCCCCCACAAAAACAAGAAGTCCCCCAAAATGGCCGACGAACTCGAAGAAGACTGCCTCAAAAACGTAAAACTACTTAACGTCGTCACAAACGACTTGATCGAAATAACCGTCTCGGTCATCACTGTCCTTATTGGATCCAAGCCCGACTTATTCTTTCTCCAGACGAACTTCAACTTAAACTGCATAGACGTCAACGACTGCCTCAAATGTACCGACGAAAGCAAGCACGCGGCTAAAAGAAAAATCGAAGACAATCGCTGCTTCCTCAAAAACCACTGGCATTATTTCAAATCCGTACTCGGACAAAGCATACAAAGCTGCAAATCTAGATACTTGAACTACACAGAAGTGAACGGCAACGACACAACCTGCATCGTACCGGATTGCAACAAGCGGGAGTGCAAGTGCGAGGTTATGCCTTACTCTGATCCTTTAGAGAATAAGATTAAATGTCAGTGTCAGCCTTCTAATCCTTACTCAAGTGGGATTGGGTTTGGGATTGATCCGAAGAAAGGCGTAGACTGTAGAGGGAACCCTGTAGCTATAGACAAAGGCACCCATGAGATGTTATACGCGCCAAAGGGGATGTATGCCCTGGGCCCTTTGACAGCAGATAATTTTGTTCGTTTCATTCCGGGCGGTGCATTAGCCTTGGTAGCACACATCCACAAGGAGCACAAAACCGAATGA